A genome region from Fibrobacterota bacterium includes the following:
- a CDS encoding TIGR02147 family protein: protein MPKDRPNIFLFLNYREFIKDFCDHQKSINPVFSLRTFSGKISPALFTSGLLYAILKGKRNLSSSLRPKFVRAMDLKEREGQYFEFLVQFNQAKDMEEKNHFFLQLSQFRGSKAKILSESQYKFFSTWYYPVIWNYFEICQTQSNPVEIAKRIRPTITSTQVDEAIQVLLGLKLIKKMANGYAVTEKHLATEPEFKGFLAKHYNLQFIQMAANMLDAVAPQYRQYNTLVFSTSERGFAAIKERIVSFQEELKEIIDRERETDRIFTLSMQLYPNTKLP, encoded by the coding sequence ATGCCCAAAGATCGCCCGAATATTTTCTTGTTCCTGAACTATCGGGAATTCATCAAGGATTTCTGCGACCACCAGAAGTCGATCAATCCGGTGTTTTCCCTGCGGACGTTCAGCGGGAAAATCAGCCCGGCCTTGTTCACTTCGGGCCTGCTCTACGCCATCCTCAAGGGGAAGCGCAACTTAAGTTCCTCCTTGCGGCCCAAATTCGTGCGCGCCATGGACCTCAAGGAGCGGGAGGGCCAGTACTTCGAATTCCTGGTGCAATTCAACCAAGCCAAGGACATGGAAGAGAAGAATCATTTCTTCCTTCAGCTCTCCCAATTCCGCGGGTCCAAGGCGAAGATCCTGAGCGAAAGCCAATACAAATTCTTTTCCACCTGGTATTACCCGGTCATCTGGAATTATTTCGAGATATGCCAAACCCAAAGCAATCCCGTCGAAATCGCCAAACGCATCCGTCCCACCATCACCTCCACCCAAGTGGATGAAGCCATTCAAGTCCTTTTAGGCCTAAAGCTCATCAAGAAGATGGCCAACGGATACGCGGTCACGGAGAAGCATTTGGCCACGGAACCCGAATTCAAAGGTTTCCTGGCCAAGCATTATAATCTCCAATTCATCCAGATGGCTGCGAACATGCTGGATGCGGTGGCTCCCCAATACCGCCAGTACAACACCCTCGTTTTTTCCACGTCCGAGCGGGGATTTGCAGCGATCAAGGAACGGATTGTATCATTCCAGGAGGAACTCAAGGAAATCATCGATCGGGAACGCGAGACCGATCGCATCTTTACCTTGAGCATGCAATTGTACCCGAACACGAAACTGCCATGA
- a CDS encoding S8 family serine peptidase: MRKVNRNVFPIFAYAIAAFAWGEPVTMRYMEFPHALPGAVFKVEKYRDDGTGLMKTKIGGVARSTEDLLLWQNLEEQSRLGRLGRLSEEVENKRMTMGNFDQLKVVIKPKYPQIRYPDKTLATNETMIASSLSAAAVGPLTDLDVLESRYGLSGCIHEGKGKTVCDVTKEQLQSLKADADVGSVAEFKNEPAGGVELSTLAIAGYNPGPVPSGAGYGVHAATFESGLSSAFLGCIGVSATYDAYTTTNVIDIQHTQAVFKTLALTAPSATFFHRKTYTYDGTDDVNYIINNGIQTVSLSLARGTTTPYRSTYPEFLTMDDFAYRYPYPVFATLTYNSGYQYEVNWQCYNAISVGNVRNTNGTTYEMAECMQAKNPPPVYGSCISGTGADCAGDREMPYVVAPGIPGTGTDFATTCLEGRGGVNCGTSLSAPVVSGLAADVIAADSRLAGWPEKVRATLMLTAQNVEGGDWLVSSDDRDGTGVVSGSEAVAFAQSHTSVSPGNTAVEKGMTAGSWYAADFSANKRFNFLVPNPKPSGKHLRVVLTWDSNPIVGGSTNALSDLDLIVQYNGGTQSSASWDSNVEVVDVGPASLTAGSSYYIDIAPYANRIPASGSRTNFFYYSLAWEWVKDHAP, from the coding sequence ATGCGTAAAGTTAACCGTAACGTTTTTCCGATTTTCGCTTACGCCATCGCCGCATTCGCATGGGGAGAGCCCGTAACCATGCGATACATGGAGTTTCCGCACGCCCTTCCCGGGGCCGTGTTCAAGGTGGAAAAATACCGGGACGATGGCACTGGCTTGATGAAAACGAAAATAGGTGGGGTTGCCCGTTCCACGGAAGATCTGCTCCTTTGGCAGAATCTCGAAGAACAAAGCCGCTTGGGGCGGCTCGGGCGTCTTAGTGAAGAAGTCGAGAACAAGCGAATGACGATGGGAAACTTCGATCAACTCAAAGTCGTGATTAAGCCGAAGTATCCGCAGATCAGGTATCCCGATAAAACCTTGGCCACGAACGAAACCATGATTGCCAGCAGCCTGTCGGCCGCAGCCGTCGGACCTCTGACCGATCTGGATGTTTTGGAATCGCGCTATGGCTTGAGCGGATGCATCCATGAAGGCAAGGGGAAGACGGTTTGCGACGTCACGAAAGAACAATTGCAAAGCCTGAAAGCGGATGCGGATGTGGGTTCCGTCGCCGAATTCAAAAATGAACCGGCAGGCGGCGTTGAGCTTTCCACCCTTGCCATTGCCGGCTACAATCCAGGGCCGGTGCCTTCCGGCGCGGGATATGGCGTGCATGCGGCGACTTTCGAATCGGGATTGAGTTCGGCCTTTCTCGGTTGCATCGGCGTCTCGGCGACCTACGACGCGTATACCACGACCAACGTCATCGACATCCAACATACCCAAGCCGTCTTCAAGACCCTAGCGCTTACCGCGCCGTCCGCGACCTTCTTCCACCGCAAGACTTACACTTACGACGGAACCGACGACGTCAATTACATCATCAATAACGGAATCCAAACCGTTAGCTTGAGTTTGGCTCGCGGGACGACCACTCCCTACCGCAGCACCTATCCCGAGTTCCTGACCATGGACGATTTCGCCTACCGCTATCCCTACCCGGTTTTCGCGACTCTCACCTATAACTCCGGATATCAGTACGAGGTGAACTGGCAATGCTACAACGCCATCAGCGTCGGGAACGTGAGGAACACCAATGGGACGACTTATGAGATGGCGGAGTGCATGCAAGCCAAGAATCCTCCTCCGGTTTACGGTTCTTGCATCTCGGGAACCGGTGCGGATTGCGCGGGCGACCGCGAGATGCCTTACGTCGTGGCTCCCGGAATACCCGGCACGGGAACCGATTTCGCGACCACCTGCCTGGAGGGACGCGGTGGAGTTAATTGCGGGACCAGCTTGAGCGCTCCCGTGGTGTCCGGATTGGCCGCCGACGTGATCGCCGCCGATTCGCGCTTGGCGGGATGGCCCGAAAAGGTGCGAGCTACCTTGATGTTGACCGCGCAGAACGTGGAAGGAGGGGATTGGTTGGTGAGCAGCGATGATCGCGATGGAACGGGCGTCGTCTCCGGATCGGAAGCCGTCGCCTTCGCCCAAAGCCATACCTCGGTCTCTCCCGGAAATACCGCGGTGGAAAAGGGAATGACCGCCGGATCATGGTATGCAGCCGATTTTTCGGCTAACAAGCGCTTCAATTTCTTGGTGCCCAATCCCAAACCGAGCGGCAAGCATTTGAGGGTCGTGCTCACTTGGGACAGTAATCCTATCGTGGGAGGAAGCACGAATGCCCTCAGCGATCTGGATCTAATCGTCCAATACAACGGAGGAACGCAATCTTCCGCCAGTTGGGATAGCAACGTTGAAGTCGTGGATGTAGGGCCCGCGAGCCTCACGGCGGGAAGCTCCTATTATATCGACATCGCGCCCTATGCCAATCGTATTCCCGCGAGCGGATCCCGGACCAATTTCTTTTATTACTCCTTGGCCTGGGAGTGGGTGAAGGATCATGCCCCTTGA
- a CDS encoding response regulator produces MTEGSLIPPNTWPEEESGKLNVLVVDDEDPVRELIAYVLDSHGYRVFSARHAQEALFLHAGFPGTFHLLLTDICMDPHEDGFVLARALRRGRPDLRVIYASGYVEPDRLQREVDGTGALFLPKPFTPAALLETVQRSLTAASPA; encoded by the coding sequence GTGACCGAAGGCAGTCTCATTCCCCCCAATACCTGGCCCGAAGAAGAATCCGGGAAGTTGAACGTATTGGTCGTGGATGATGAGGATCCGGTACGGGAACTCATCGCCTACGTTCTCGATAGCCATGGGTATCGGGTCTTCAGCGCGCGGCATGCCCAGGAGGCTTTGTTTCTGCACGCCGGCTTTCCGGGCACCTTCCATCTCCTACTCACCGACATTTGCATGGATCCGCATGAAGACGGTTTCGTACTGGCGCGCGCGTTGCGCCGCGGCCGGCCCGACTTACGCGTTATCTATGCTTCCGGCTACGTGGAGCCCGATCGTCTGCAACGGGAAGTGGATGGAACCGGCGCCTTGTTCCTTCCCAAGCCTTTCACTCCGGCGGCTTTGCTGGAGACGGTCCAGCGCAGCCTGACCGCCGCTTCACCAGCCTGA